One genomic segment of Fervidobacterium pennivorans includes these proteins:
- the fusA gene encoding elongation factor G, whose translation MEEIKALYVDLDKLRNIGIMAHIDAGKTTTTERILFFTGRKHTIGSVDDGTATMDWMIQEKERGITITSAATTCFWKGHRINIIDTPGHVDFTIEVERSLRVLDGAIAVFDATAGVEPQSETVWRQADKYNVPRIAFMNKMDKTGADFEMAVQTMVERLGAHPIPVQIPMGAESDFKGIIDLIQMKAIRWLNPEGTEYVYEEIPEEWREKAEEAREDMIEKIAEVDDEIMMLYLEGEEPTEEQIHDALRRITIGNLGTPVFCGSAKMNVGIQPLLDGVIRYLPSPLDLPPVRGYDKNGNEVQVFPKEDAPFVAYAFKIQTDPYVGKLTFLRVYSGRLEKGSYVINTTKGVKERVSRLIFLHADKREDVEYVRAGDIVGVIGMKSTITGDTVCEEGTYVILEKMEFPEPVISIAIEPETKDDETKLSKALQALLEEDPSLREYVDQETGETILAGMGELHLEIIVDRLKREFNVNVRVGKPQVAYRETITRPVRAEGKYIRQSGGRGQYGHVVVEFEPLSLDKTFEFEDRTVGGVIPKQYIPAIEEGIREAMQVGVLAGYPVVGVKATLVDGSYHEVDSSEMAFKIAASMAFKEAMEKGAPVLLEPIMKVEVTTPEEYMGNIIADLNSRRAHIDALENRGHLRVIRALVPLSEMFGYATTLRSLSQGRANYVMVLSHYDKVPDKVAEKILKGV comes from the coding sequence ATGGAAGAGATAAAGGCTTTATATGTCGACTTGGATAAGCTTAGAAACATCGGAATAATGGCTCACATTGACGCCGGTAAGACAACAACAACCGAGCGTATTCTCTTTTTCACTGGAAGAAAACACACCATCGGAAGTGTTGATGATGGAACCGCTACGATGGACTGGATGATACAGGAAAAGGAAAGAGGTATAACCATAACATCAGCAGCAACAACGTGTTTCTGGAAAGGTCACAGGATAAACATAATCGATACTCCAGGTCACGTTGACTTTACAATCGAAGTGGAAAGGTCACTAAGGGTTCTGGACGGAGCTATTGCTGTTTTCGACGCGACTGCCGGTGTTGAACCACAGTCTGAAACCGTCTGGAGACAAGCTGATAAGTACAACGTTCCAAGAATCGCGTTCATGAACAAAATGGATAAGACAGGTGCAGATTTCGAAATGGCTGTCCAGACTATGGTTGAAAGGCTCGGAGCTCATCCTATTCCAGTCCAAATACCGATGGGTGCTGAAAGTGATTTCAAGGGTATCATTGACCTGATACAGATGAAAGCCATCAGGTGGTTGAATCCAGAAGGTACGGAATATGTTTATGAAGAGATACCGGAAGAATGGCGTGAAAAAGCAGAAGAAGCCAGGGAAGATATGATTGAAAAAATAGCCGAAGTAGATGACGAAATAATGATGCTCTATCTTGAAGGGGAAGAACCTACGGAAGAGCAGATTCACGACGCCCTAAGAAGAATCACGATAGGGAACCTTGGAACACCTGTGTTTTGTGGTTCTGCCAAGATGAATGTAGGCATTCAGCCACTATTGGATGGTGTTATCAGGTATCTTCCATCTCCACTTGATTTGCCACCTGTTAGAGGCTACGATAAAAACGGAAACGAAGTACAAGTATTTCCAAAAGAAGATGCACCTTTTGTTGCCTATGCATTTAAGATACAGACTGATCCATACGTTGGTAAACTTACATTCTTACGTGTTTACAGTGGACGTTTGGAAAAAGGAAGTTATGTTATCAACACTACAAAAGGTGTAAAAGAACGTGTTTCAAGGTTGATATTCTTACATGCAGATAAGAGAGAAGACGTTGAATATGTCAGGGCTGGAGACATTGTTGGTGTCATCGGAATGAAGAGCACAATCACAGGTGATACTGTGTGTGAAGAAGGAACATACGTGATACTTGAGAAGATGGAATTTCCTGAACCGGTCATTTCCATCGCTATAGAGCCGGAAACTAAAGATGACGAAACAAAGCTTTCAAAAGCACTGCAAGCACTTCTTGAAGAAGATCCTTCGCTTAGAGAATATGTTGACCAAGAGACTGGAGAAACAATTCTTGCAGGCATGGGTGAACTCCACTTAGAAATCATTGTGGATAGGCTCAAAAGAGAATTCAACGTAAACGTCAGGGTTGGTAAACCACAGGTTGCTTACAGGGAAACGATAACCAGACCTGTGAGAGCGGAAGGTAAATACATTAGACAGAGCGGTGGTAGAGGTCAATACGGACACGTTGTTGTTGAATTCGAACCTCTAAGCCTTGACAAGACATTTGAATTTGAAGACAGAACAGTTGGTGGTGTGATACCAAAACAATACATTCCGGCAATTGAAGAAGGCATTAGAGAAGCAATGCAAGTTGGTGTTCTTGCAGGCTATCCAGTAGTTGGAGTAAAAGCTACGCTTGTTGATGGTTCTTACCACGAAGTTGACTCATCAGAAATGGCATTTAAGATAGCAGCAAGCATGGCATTTAAGGAAGCGATGGAAAAAGGTGCACCAGTTCTTTTGGAACCAATAATGAAAGTTGAAGTTACGACACCAGAAGAATACATGGGTAACATCATTGCAGATTTGAATTCCAGAAGAGCGCATATTGATGCACTTGAGAACAGAGGACACTTGAGAGTTATAAGGGCACTTGTACCATTAAGTGAAATGTTTGGTTACGCAACAACACTCAGGTCACTTTCTCAAGGAAGGGCGAACTACGTAATGGTCCTTTCGCACTACGACAAAGTACCTGACAAAGTTGCGGAAAAGATACTGAAGGGTGTTTAA
- the rpsG gene encoding 30S ribosomal protein S7 gives MRRRRAEVRVVPPDPVYGEVLVTKMINKVMWDGKKSIAQKIVYGAIEILEQKTGKSGIEVFKQAVENVKPVVEVRPRRVGGATYQVPVEVQEPRKTALAIRWIVEAARSKKGKPMKEKLAEELLNAYNNTGAAIKKRDDVHKMAEANRAFAHFRW, from the coding sequence ATGAGGCGAAGAAGAGCCGAAGTTAGGGTAGTCCCACCAGACCCAGTTTACGGTGAAGTACTTGTAACTAAGATGATTAATAAAGTTATGTGGGATGGAAAGAAGTCAATCGCTCAGAAAATAGTGTACGGTGCTATCGAAATTCTTGAGCAAAAAACAGGAAAGAGTGGTATCGAAGTTTTCAAGCAGGCGGTAGAAAATGTCAAGCCTGTTGTTGAAGTTAGACCAAGAAGGGTTGGCGGTGCAACGTATCAAGTCCCTGTTGAAGTCCAGGAACCAAGAAAGACAGCACTTGCAATTAGATGGATAGTCGAAGCCGCAAGGTCGAAGAAAGGTAAACCAATGAAAGAGAAACTTGCAGAGGAGCTTTTAAACGCTTACAACAATACGGGTGCTGCAATTAAGAAGAGAGACGACGTCCACAAAATGGCGGAAGCTAACAGAGCATTTGCACACTTTAGATGGTAA
- the rpsL gene encoding 30S ribosomal protein S12 gives MPTINQLVRHGRQKVKEKSKSPALQGHPQKRGVCVRVSTMTPKKPNSALRKIAKVRLSNGIEVTAYIPGIGHNLQEHSIVLVRGGRVKDLPGVRYKIIRGTLDAAGVENRRQSRSKYGAKRPKAGAAAAAKGKK, from the coding sequence ATGCCAACGATTAATCAGTTAGTGAGACACGGTAGGCAGAAAGTTAAGGAAAAATCCAAGTCACCAGCGCTTCAAGGACACCCACAGAAAAGAGGAGTTTGTGTTAGGGTTTCCACAATGACCCCAAAGAAACCAAACTCCGCTTTGAGAAAGATTGCAAAGGTTAGACTTTCAAACGGTATAGAAGTTACTGCATACATTCCCGGTATAGGACACAACCTACAAGAGCACTCTATCGTGCTTGTAAGAGGTGGAAGGGTTAAGGACTTGCCAGGTGTTAGATACAAGATAATCCGTGGAACCCTTGACGCAGCTGGTGTTGAGAACAGGCGCCAAAGCAGAAGTAAGTACGGTGCTAAGAGACCAAAAGCGGGTGCAGCTGCGGCAGCTAAGGGTAAGAAATAA
- a CDS encoding L-lactate dehydrogenase codes for MKVSIYGAGRVGISVAFSLLHYGIVDELVIVDIDKNRAEGEALDLLHASAVFKYCNIYAGKPEDTKDSDFIIITAGRAQRPGETRLELLADNVRIIKGISENIVKYSKDSLVINITNPVDVLTYFIWKFSGLHSSKVFGTGTTLDTARLRALLAKHLDISPASIHAYVIGEHGDSEFIPLSNAMVGGVPLTDFCEKCEKKASDTIPCISFEKIANEVKTAAYKIIEKKGATNLAIGAVTAKLIDSIWKNERRVWTPSVYIEDVYIGYPAVLGRKGVEKVMHLKLEKDEKEKLEHSKAVIRRAIKEIEAAMLI; via the coding sequence ATGAAAGTTAGCATATATGGAGCTGGGCGTGTAGGAATTAGCGTAGCATTTTCTTTACTTCATTACGGTATTGTAGATGAACTGGTAATTGTTGATATTGACAAAAACAGGGCTGAAGGCGAGGCTTTAGATTTACTTCACGCATCAGCTGTTTTCAAATATTGCAACATCTACGCTGGAAAGCCGGAGGATACCAAAGATAGTGATTTTATTATCATCACCGCTGGTAGGGCGCAGAGACCAGGCGAAACAAGACTAGAGCTTCTTGCTGATAATGTTAGGATAATTAAAGGAATATCGGAGAATATCGTAAAGTATTCAAAAGATAGCTTGGTTATAAACATAACAAACCCCGTGGATGTTTTAACCTACTTTATTTGGAAATTCTCTGGATTACACTCTTCCAAAGTATTTGGTACTGGCACAACACTTGATACGGCAAGATTGAGAGCTTTGTTGGCAAAGCATTTAGACATTTCCCCGGCCAGTATTCATGCTTATGTTATTGGCGAGCATGGCGATAGTGAATTTATTCCGCTTTCGAACGCTATGGTTGGTGGAGTGCCTCTCACAGACTTTTGTGAAAAGTGCGAGAAAAAAGCAAGTGATACGATTCCATGCATCTCTTTCGAAAAAATAGCAAATGAGGTGAAAACGGCAGCTTATAAAATAATTGAGAAAAAGGGAGCAACAAATCTTGCTATAGGTGCCGTTACCGCAAAACTAATAGATAGCATTTGGAAAAACGAGCGACGAGTCTGGACACCTTCAGTATATATAGAGGATGTATATATTGGGTATCCAGCAGTTTTAGGAAGGAAAGGCGTCGAAAAGGTTATGCATCTAAAGTTAGAAAAAGACGAAAAAGAAAAGCTTGAACACTCAAAGGCGGTTATAAGAAGAGCCATAAAAGAGATAGAAGCTGCGATGTTAATTTAA
- a CDS encoding alpha-amylase family glycosyl hydrolase — translation MKELRELSKYLKRKITGKTLYALPRQWIIPNYSGKLSMKDGRYFVDPYEYYSIIIDTILENDKGLDYSKSLAMLNGEKDATWLRKAKMYGALPRATTAYNHKGFGAFEPEDIFGYKESGTFLKMIGLLPYLKEMGINVLYMLPISKMSDVFKKGEVGSPYAVKNPIELDESYADPLLEGIKLEEQFKALVQAAHMLGIRVVLDFIPRTAARDSDLIKSHPDWFYWIKIEEAASYKPPRIPQLSFKIPDPEDLEVIYSSEEVKTHLTKFTFSPDKIDKEKWEKVKKMEGDILSNIAREFGIITPPGFSDWVNDPQPTWDDVTFLRLYLDHPEASAKYVSKDQPPYVLFDVIKSSKFPGRKPNKKLWEYIANIIPTYQKKYGIDGARIDMGHALPSELQNMIISAAREIDPAFGFIAEELEMKNDKKARAEGYDCILGNSWYAVARPSEFYRFIEEIIPNLEVPYIASCETPDTPRIVARENGNKLKYLAPALLYLSPNSIAYINSGQEIEEIQPMNLGLDNTIYGKTLLPPDDQFYGKLAFFDYYALHWDKAKEDMYNFLKWVLLIRDEISEFMDSEFRYVYLNYQDGTTANYSYWKGGKGVIVLGNLDFVHEKYIEILVNETVGRNVEVKSVTVVTRHGKRKMGFSFGNNIPVKLMPGDFVVLLVNWE, via the coding sequence ATGAAAGAGCTTAGGGAACTGAGCAAGTATCTCAAAAGAAAAATTACTGGTAAGACACTGTATGCCTTACCGCGTCAGTGGATTATTCCCAATTATTCTGGAAAGCTTTCCATGAAGGATGGAAGGTACTTTGTTGACCCTTATGAATATTACTCGATAATTATCGACACGATATTAGAAAACGACAAAGGTTTAGATTATTCAAAATCACTTGCGATGCTAAACGGCGAAAAGGATGCAACCTGGCTAAGAAAAGCAAAGATGTATGGTGCTCTGCCAAGAGCGACAACAGCTTATAACCACAAGGGATTTGGTGCCTTTGAACCTGAAGACATCTTCGGTTACAAAGAATCTGGAACATTCCTTAAAATGATAGGACTTTTACCCTATCTAAAAGAAATGGGAATAAACGTACTTTACATGCTTCCTATCTCCAAAATGAGCGATGTTTTCAAAAAAGGTGAGGTTGGTTCGCCATACGCTGTAAAAAACCCAATAGAATTAGATGAAAGTTACGCCGATCCACTCCTTGAAGGAATTAAGTTGGAAGAACAATTCAAAGCATTGGTGCAGGCTGCGCATATGCTTGGGATAAGAGTTGTACTGGATTTCATCCCACGCACAGCAGCAAGAGACAGCGATTTAATAAAGTCGCATCCTGATTGGTTTTACTGGATTAAAATTGAAGAAGCGGCGAGTTACAAACCGCCACGCATACCACAGCTTTCGTTTAAAATACCAGACCCCGAAGACTTAGAGGTTATATATTCATCGGAGGAAGTTAAAACACACCTGACCAAATTCACGTTCTCGCCAGATAAGATTGACAAAGAGAAATGGGAAAAAGTTAAGAAAATGGAAGGAGATATACTTTCAAACATAGCTAGAGAATTTGGAATCATAACACCTCCGGGTTTCTCAGACTGGGTCAACGACCCACAACCGACGTGGGACGATGTGACATTCCTTAGACTTTACCTTGACCATCCAGAAGCAAGTGCAAAGTATGTAAGTAAAGACCAACCACCATACGTACTATTTGATGTCATAAAATCAAGTAAATTCCCTGGTAGGAAGCCAAACAAAAAACTTTGGGAATACATAGCGAACATTATACCAACTTATCAGAAAAAATATGGCATCGATGGTGCAAGAATAGACATGGGACATGCACTACCTTCAGAGCTTCAGAATATGATAATCTCAGCTGCCAGAGAAATAGACCCGGCTTTTGGATTCATTGCCGAAGAATTAGAAATGAAAAACGACAAGAAAGCAAGAGCAGAAGGTTACGACTGTATTCTTGGAAATAGTTGGTATGCAGTTGCAAGACCTTCGGAATTCTACAGATTCATTGAAGAAATAATACCTAATCTTGAAGTTCCTTACATAGCTTCATGCGAAACACCTGACACTCCAAGAATCGTTGCAAGAGAAAATGGGAACAAGCTTAAATACCTCGCACCTGCTTTGCTGTATTTGTCACCAAATTCAATAGCTTACATCAACAGTGGTCAGGAAATAGAGGAGATTCAGCCTATGAATCTCGGGCTCGACAACACAATTTATGGAAAAACGCTATTACCACCTGATGACCAATTTTATGGAAAACTTGCCTTCTTTGATTATTACGCTCTGCACTGGGACAAAGCTAAAGAGGATATGTACAACTTTCTAAAATGGGTGTTGCTGATAAGGGATGAGATTTCTGAATTCATGGATTCTGAGTTCAGATACGTCTATTTAAATTACCAAGATGGAACAACTGCCAATTACAGTTATTGGAAAGGTGGTAAGGGAGTCATAGTACTTGGGAACCTTGATTTCGTACACGAAAAATATATAGAGATTCTTGTAAACGAAACAGTTGGTAGAAACGTAGAAGTAAAAAGTGTAACTGTAGTAACAAGACATGGAAAAAGGAAAATGGGTTTTTCATTTGGTAACAACATTCCTGTGAAACTGATGCCCGGCGATTTTGTAGTTCTGCTTGTTAATTGGGAGTAA